A genomic region of Elephas maximus indicus isolate mEleMax1 chromosome 10, mEleMax1 primary haplotype, whole genome shotgun sequence contains the following coding sequences:
- the LOC126084492 gene encoding olfactory receptor 11G2-like, whose amino-acid sequence MSISEASNISGSVSEFILLGFPCRREFQILLFVLFSLIYLLTLMGNLSIICAVWSSRKLHTPMYILLANFSFLEICYVSSDVPKLLANIISQTKSISYAGCLLQFYFFFSMCAAEGYFLSAMSFDRFLAICRPLHYPTIMTYRLCAQLVVFCWIGGFLSILVPATLMSRVPFCGPNIIDHFFCDLGPLLALSCAPVPKTTLTCATVSSLIIFLTFLYILGSYSLVLRAVLRVPAGSGRNKAFSTCASHFLVVSLFYGSVMVMYVSPGSRSHPGTQKFVTLFYCMATPFFNPLIYSLRNKDMKDALKKVLRAPTKVITKNIEK is encoded by the coding sequence ATGAGTATCTCAGAAGCCAGTAATATCTCTGGGTCTGTGAGTGAGTTCATCCTCCTGGGCTTCCCCTGCCGCAGAGAGTTCCAGATCCTCCTCTTTGTGCTCTTCTCCCTCATTTACCTCCTGACTCTCATGGGGAATTTGTCCATCATCTGTGCAGTGTGGTCAAGCAGGAaactccacacacccatgtacatcCTCCTGGCTAACTTCTCCTTCCTGGAGATCTGCTATGTCAGTTCTGATGTGCCCAAATTGTTGGCCAACATCATCTCCCAGACCAAGAGCATCTCCTATGCTGGCTGCCTGCTCCAGTTCTACTTCTTCTTCTCCATGTGTGCTGCAGAGGGCTACTTTCTGTCTGCAATGTCCTTTGATCGATTTCTTGCTATTTGTAGACCTTTGCACTATCCCACTATAATGACCTATCGCCTATGTGCTCAATTAGTAGTCTTCTGTTGGATAGGTGGCTTTTTATCCATACTGGTGCCGGCAACTCTTATGTCTCGGGTGCCCTTCTGTGGCCCTAACATCATTGACCACtttttctgtgaccttggacCATTGCTGGCACTTTCCTGTGCCCCAGTTCCCAAAACTACTCTGACTTGTGCCACTGTAAGCTCTCTCATCATCTTCCTCACCTTCCTCTACATTCTTGGGTCCTACTCCTTGGTTTTAAGAGCTGTACTACGAGTTCCAGCTGGCTCAGGCAGGAACAAAGCTTTCTCTACCTGTGCCTCCCATTTCCTAGTGGTGTCCCTATTCTATGGCTCAGTCATGGTAATGTATGTGAGCCCAGGGTCCAGGAGTCATCCTGGGACACAGAAATTTGTGACCTTGTTTTACTGTATGGCAACCCCATTCTTTAATCCTCTTATCTATAGCCTCCGGAACAAAGATATGAAAGATGCACTAAAGAAAGTCCTAAGAGCACCAACAAAAGTAATTACTAAAAATATAGAGAAatga